The Palaemon carinicauda isolate YSFRI2023 chromosome 37, ASM3689809v2, whole genome shotgun sequence genome contains a region encoding:
- the LOC137629202 gene encoding zinc finger BED domain-containing protein 5-like — protein sequence MAKLDLWKCRIQQGNAASFRNLDSGLAHGNLDPELKILIITHLSSLKAEFTKYFPDIDDMRESWKFIRNPFQCEFANVAEEIQEEFLELKFNSTAKDEFNDLDLEIFWIKYHSVYPLISHQALRVLTMFGSTYLCETAFSTLTAIKTKYRNRLDVEDDLRCALSNIKPRIQDLVSKKQCQVSH from the coding sequence ATGGCCAAACTCGACCTCTGGAAATGTCGAATTCAGCAGGGAAATGCAGCCAGTTTTAGGAACTTAGATTCTGGGCTCGCTCATGGTAACCTTGACCCTGAGTTAAAGATCCTTATAATCACTCATCTAAGCAGCTTGAAAGCAGAATTCACGAAATACTTTCCAGACATAGATGACATGCGTGAATCCTGGAAATTCATTAGGAATCCTTTTCAGTGTGAATTCGCTAATGTTGCTGAGGAAAttcaagaggagtttcttgagttaAAGTTTAATTCCACAGCTAAGGATGAATTCAATGATTTGGATTTGGAGATATTCTGGATTAAATACCATTCTGTGTACCCTCTGATCTCACATCAGGCTCTTCGGGTTCTAACAATGTTTGGATCAACGTACCTGTGTGAAACTGCATTTTCTACGCTCActgctataaaaacaaaatacagaaaccgcCTGGATGTGGAAGATGATTTACGTTGTGCACTCTCTAACATTAAACCTCGTATTCAAGATCTGGTATCCAAGAAGCAGTGTCAGGTATCTCACTAA